In Fragaria vesca subsp. vesca linkage group LG5, FraVesHawaii_1.0, whole genome shotgun sequence, the genomic stretch GTAACTACAATGGTTTAACTTAAGAAGCATATTGGTAAGAAATAGTTTCAAGATTCTAATTTTCTTGCAAAGTACTGGACTTTCTTGTTAGTTAAAGTAAAGAAGAGGACCAACGTAAGAGTAAAGAGTATAAAAGATTTCGAACAAGGTACCTGAATGATTATGACAAGTGGAGCTAATTGGGCAGTTCTGGTTTCAGTGCACTAAAATGGTCTGCGGAGTTTGGTTGCTGAGGAACACAGAAAGGACCGAGGAAGGGAGTAGACGACATGTCGCTCATCTGTTCCTCATGGCATCTTCAAAGAACTTGTCTTTTGTCTGTTTTATCCATGAAGCATGTCCAAATTTCAACAATGAGCTCTTAATGACATTTTGATGAAATTGTTTATTTCTTAGTTGACAAACTTGAGAACGGTGTTATCTGTGGTTATTGTAGGACTTGTATGTTCTGTAAAGAAAACAAACTTTGATCCAAGTCAGCAAAAAGAATACATACACGGACACTGGGAAACTTGATAGTTAGCAAACAAGAAGACAGAAATTAAAACACTTGCATAGTTACATGCACAAGAGTGCATACAAGGTTATCTTCCCAAAAGAACAATCTGTATCAAATGATTGTCTGAAATTGAATTTTACAAGTCTTGGAACCCCTGGGGAACTTTGAAAATTTCGACCACAAGGCAATAGGAGACTGTATCTCGATCTCTTTGTCTTGACAGAAGTGATTAGAAATAGTCACCTTATTCAACGCCTTGCCATGCTTCACCAAGTACATTGCAACTTCCATGTCATCTGGACACCCCTGAAAATCCCATAGGCAAATAGTCTTGAGGTGTGAAATCAAACAAACAGGCACAGACTCTGGTTCGTCCCATCCAGGTTCAAGCTCACCCTCATCGACATTGGCATACATCTGTTTCCTATTCCGTGATATCTTCAGATGCACCAAATGTGGAGATATTTTGAGCACAGTTGCCAGTGATTGCAGACTTCGACAAGTATGAAGCTGTAGTTCCAAGTAGTTCAAATTATTAAACATAGGCAGAAGATGTTGATGTCCAACGTCAAGGGCCTATAGATATGATGAAGTAAATAGGTCAGTCAACAATAGCAAAACCAAACAGTTCCTTGTCATCATCAGGTCACATTCATTTGAGAAATTCCAGCACATAGACAAAAAGGGTGTCAAACACTGCATGAACAAGTAGCATACTTACCGTCAGAAGTGGAGTATTAACTGTCAGGTACTTAGCATCACAAATTCCAGCGAAAATCTGACGTATGCGATCAGCTAGGCCAAGGAAACGATCATGCTTCTTAAGCTCTTGCACACAAAAGAATCCTATATTCGCTTTGTGTAGACATTTGGCGTTCTTCAAAGAAAAGCTCACCAGAGCATCAAAGCAGATATCTATCTCTTCAAGATTTGGAGCATCAACATTAACGAAAATTTGGCATACAAAGTCATTAGCAGCAAAATTCATACCATACTTACGGACATTTAGCTCAATTTGTAGTCTCTTCAGTTTGGGTGCAGATATGTCAAGATTGAAAGCTGTTGTGTATATAAGCTCTCCATCTATAATCAGCTCTTCAAGCACAGGTAAACGAGAAAAGAGCTTCTCCATTGAGTCAGAATCAGGACAACGAACTGTAACATGAAGGAACTTGAGGCTCGGGAAACAATTTGAACTAGTAGGAGTCATGACCCTAATATTTTCATGCAGCCACAACTTGAAATGGACCAATGTGCTGCACATGAAAAGGCTTTTGGGGATCTCAAAACATGGGTCTGAAAGTGTGCTGACAGTAAGATCAAGCTCCACAACATTACGCCTAATGGCAGTGGAAATCCAAGCATAAACAAGAGAAACATCATCCATCCCCTTAGTGAAAAGACGGAACCTATGAATGTCTCCCGAGCAACGAAACAAAAGCACACGAGTCACAAACTGTGCAAACCAATCCGGGTTATCTTCGGGATATATATGCGTATCATGTTCTTCCTCATCTAAATCTAGAACGGGAACAGAAGCCCACACATTCTTCCATCTATGAGACAAAACACTGGTCTGTACAGCCTCTCTGGTGAAAAGGAAGGAGAGAATGTGGCAAAGAACTGCATCTGGCATCCCACTGATCCTATCTTCAGTTCTTCCTTTGTGATGCACTAAACTTGAAGCCATTTATGATGTGAACTTCTCTGGCAAAAACCCAAATACAACAATGTGAATTCTGTGGCATAAACTGAGAAAAGTTATGATCTTTGGATGATCACCCCCACCATCAAACTGGAGACATTGATTTTCACTCCTAGGAAACAATTTAACACGAATTCCTCAGAAAATCTATCACCATTGTAAAGAACATAACTTTCTTCTTAGAATTTGTATTTCTTTGTCAGAATTTTTCTAAAAGTTGATTACTTTAACACAAACTCATAAGAATTAAAGTTCATGAATCCTAGATGTACAAACGAGTAAAGAACTCAGAAACATAGAGCAAGTACCTGAAGTAGTGGACCCAGTTCTCGCTTCAGTGCTCTGAACTGGTTTGCCGTGTTTGGTTGCTCAGAAACAAAGACATACAAAGCAACAACAACAAACTTCAGTTGTTTGTGATAACTGACTCTTGAGATTATGATTCCTCGTTCTGCTTATTACTCGGGTCTTTTTTATGGTTTTAAGTGGTGGACCCGTAGCCCGTAGAAGCCCATTACGGCCCAGATCGACATTGCCAATAACAAGCTATGTTCATAATCTCAATCCATCTAGGTTCCTGCTGCAAGGGTTTGTGGTGTGATTTTTCGAGGTTGCATATATGATCGATTTTCTCATACTCAGTATTCTCCTCTCTTTTAGTTCTTGTTCCTAACGAAAAACAGAGGACTAACAAAAGAGTTAAGGTAGAAAAGATTTCGAAAACAGAAGTACCTGAATGGTTATGACGTATGAGAAGTGGAGCTAATTGGTTAAATAAGTAGGAGCAGCCAGGGCTGAGACGGACAGAAGAAAATAAACCACAAAAGGAAATAGAAGATAGCAATACTTAAAAATAGACATGCACATAAATAAACTCATGTTCCATCCCAGAGAAACATCCATTGAAAATGATCGTCTTTAACCCCTTGGGAACTGACAAGTTAGAAATCAGGAAGACCGAAATTAAAACACTTGACAATCTGTATCAAATGATTGTCTGAAATTCAATCTCACATGTCTTGGAACCCCTTGGAAACTTTGAAACATTCGACCATAAGGCAGTAGCAGACTGTGACTTCATCTCTTTGTTTTCACAAAAGGGAGTATGAATAGTCACCCTATTCAAAGCCTTGCCATGCTGCACCAAGTACTTGGCGACTTCCATGTCATCTGGACACCCCTTGAAATCCCATAGGCAAATAGTCTTGAGGTGTGAAATCAAACAAACAGGCACCGTCTCTGGTGCATCCCATTCCGGTTCAACCTCATCCTCATCGACATCATCAGAATAGTTATTCTCCTAGAAATGAGTTAAAATGAAATCTTTCTAAATTACACAGGTATCATGTAAGGGTAGTTCCGGATATACTTACATTGGCATACATATGTTTCCTTTTCAGTAATATCTTCAGTTGCTCCAAATGTGGTGATATCTTGAGCACAGTTGCCAGCGATTGCAAACATCGACAAGTATGAAGCTGTAGCTCCAAGTAGTTCAAATTATTAAACGTAGGCAGAAGATATTGATGTCCAATGTCAAGGGCCTATAGATATGATGAACTAAACAGGTCAGTCAACAAATAGCAAAACTAAACACATCCTTGTCATAACGTTGATGTAGATTCATATAGTTAACATTCTATGGGAAGTTCCAGCACATGGAGGAAAAAAGCTATTAACCACCACAAGAAAAGTAGCATACTTACCGCCAACAATGGAGCTTTTACTGTCAGGTACTTAGCATCATAGATTCCTGCAAAAATCTGATGTATGCGATCAGCAAGGCCAAGGAAATAATCATGCTTTTTC encodes the following:
- the LOC101307309 gene encoding F-box/FBD/LRR-repeat protein At4g00160-like, with the protein product MASSLVHHKGRTEDRISGMPDAVLCHILSFLFTREAVQTSVLSHRWKNVWASVPVLDLDEEEHDTHIYPEDNPDWFAQFVTRVLLFRCSGDIHRFRLFTKGMDDVSLVYAWISTAIRRNVVELDLTVSTLSDPCFEIPKSLFMCSTLVHFKLWLHENIRVMTPTSSNCFPSLKFLHVTVRCPDSDSMEKLFSRLPVLEELIIDGELIYTTAFNLDISAPKLKRLQIELNVRKYGMNFAANDFVCQIFVNVDAPNLEEIDICFDALVSFSLKNAKCLHKANIGFFCVQELKKHDRFLGLADRIRQIFAGICDAKYLTVNTPLLTALDVGHQHLLPMFNNLNYLELQLHTCRSLQSLATVLKISPHLVHLKISRNRKQMYANVDEGELEPGWDEPESVPVCLISHLKTICLWDFQGCPDDMEVAMYLVKHGKALNKVTISNHFCQDKEIEIQSPIALWSKFSKFPRGSKTCKIQFQTII